From Alphaproteobacteria bacterium, a single genomic window includes:
- a CDS encoding enoyl-CoA hydratase/isomerase family protein, with product MAAKPTQSAADPIVLTSVDDRGVGTLTLNRPKVNNAYNRDMILQAIEAVTAFAHDPKVRVIVVRGNGPHFQAGADLKWIRGNIDLSPEENFLISVDTTNAIRGLNEVPKPTIALVHGGCFGGGTGIAAACDVVIASEDAYFAITEAKWGLMAAPIYPVLLGRMGARHVRRYSITCERFGAHKAQELGLVDEVCAPGGLDEAAAPIIESILQVAPDGIATSKTSILECAGMVVDDRRARELARDHAGKRLTDEAVEGLMSFIEKRPAAWYAPYAEAAKAKK from the coding sequence CAATCCGCCGCAGACCCCATCGTGCTCACGTCCGTCGACGACCGCGGTGTCGGCACGCTGACCTTGAACCGCCCGAAGGTGAACAACGCCTACAACCGGGACATGATCCTGCAAGCGATCGAGGCGGTGACGGCGTTCGCCCACGATCCCAAGGTGCGGGTGATCGTCGTGCGCGGCAACGGCCCGCACTTCCAGGCCGGCGCCGACCTGAAATGGATCCGCGGCAATATCGATCTCTCGCCGGAAGAGAATTTTCTGATCTCGGTCGACACCACCAACGCCATCCGCGGCCTGAACGAGGTGCCGAAGCCGACCATCGCGCTGGTGCATGGCGGCTGTTTCGGCGGCGGCACCGGCATCGCCGCCGCTTGCGACGTGGTGATCGCCTCCGAGGACGCCTATTTCGCCATCACCGAGGCGAAATGGGGCCTGATGGCCGCGCCGATCTATCCGGTCCTGCTGGGCCGCATGGGCGCGCGTCATGTGCGCCGCTATTCCATCACCTGCGAGCGCTTCGGCGCGCACAAGGCGCAGGAGCTGGGCCTGGTGGACGAGGTCTGCGCCCCCGGCGGCCTCGACGAGGCGGCCGCGCCGATCATCGAGTCGATCCTGCAGGTCGCGCCGGACGGCATCGCCACCTCCAAGACCTCGATCCTGGAATGCGCCGGCATGGTGGTCGACGACCGCCGTGCGCGCGAGCTGGCCCGCGACCATGCCGGCAAGCGCCTGACCGACGAGGCGGTCGAGGGCCTGATGAGCTTCATCGAAAAGCGGCCGGCCGCCTGGTACGCCCCCTATGCCGAGGCGGCGAAGGCGAAGAAATAG